The proteins below come from a single Pseudarthrobacter sp. SSS035 genomic window:
- the uidB gene encoding glucuronide transporter produces MKKLNKLSIIGYGAGDAANNLAFTTATMFLLVYYTDVAGISAAAAGTLLLVVRLFDAFADVFAGRIVDRTYSKRFGKFRPFIMFGSIPLLLLSVATFSVPQLGESGTLLYAYVTYAALGLAYSLVNIPYGSLAGAMTQDPGERAKLGSARMVGALLVGSSLGIFVAPLIKPGADLQSMFTTITLVFVVIGAALYFFTALTAKERVHRAVPKVTFKQSVDTLKGNKPLLMLCLSSFFFLSGYLALTSVQLYYLRDVLGRLDLYPVLSIIQLALTFFLAAFMPKLVRNVGKKSVYIYSSLVTVLGGAIIFFAPAGQVWMGFTGLVVSLVGVLAVNIVVWALEADTVEYGEWRTGVRTEGITYALFSFTRKSGQAVGGALAAYALALGGYKSGAAQTADALFGIQIAAGAIPAVLTILAVLVMSKYTLTDAKHAEILKEIQERRTKTVGAGEAADASTTADAGTPVGAGKTAGH; encoded by the coding sequence ATGAAAAAGCTAAACAAGCTCAGCATCATCGGCTATGGCGCCGGCGATGCAGCCAACAACCTCGCATTCACCACCGCCACCATGTTCCTGCTGGTGTACTACACGGACGTTGCCGGCATCTCTGCAGCGGCTGCCGGGACCCTGCTGCTGGTAGTCAGGCTCTTTGACGCTTTCGCTGACGTCTTCGCCGGCCGGATCGTTGACCGAACCTACAGCAAGCGCTTCGGCAAGTTCCGTCCTTTCATCATGTTCGGCTCCATCCCGCTGCTCCTCCTGAGCGTGGCAACCTTCTCCGTTCCGCAGCTGGGCGAATCCGGCACACTGCTGTATGCCTACGTCACCTATGCGGCCCTCGGCCTTGCCTACAGCCTCGTGAACATTCCGTACGGCTCGCTGGCCGGCGCCATGACGCAGGATCCGGGAGAGCGCGCCAAGCTGGGTTCGGCCCGCATGGTGGGCGCCCTGCTGGTGGGCTCTTCGCTGGGCATCTTCGTTGCGCCGCTGATCAAGCCCGGTGCCGATCTCCAGTCGATGTTCACCACCATCACCCTCGTGTTTGTGGTCATCGGGGCGGCCCTGTACTTCTTCACCGCATTGACCGCCAAGGAACGCGTACACCGCGCCGTCCCCAAGGTGACGTTCAAGCAAAGCGTGGACACCCTCAAAGGCAATAAGCCCCTCCTGATGCTGTGCCTGAGCTCCTTCTTCTTCCTCTCCGGCTACCTCGCCCTGACCTCCGTGCAGCTGTACTACCTGCGCGACGTCCTGGGCCGCCTGGACCTGTACCCCGTACTGTCCATCATCCAGCTGGCGCTCACCTTCTTCCTGGCCGCCTTTATGCCCAAACTTGTCCGTAACGTCGGCAAGAAGAGCGTCTACATCTACTCTTCGCTGGTCACTGTCCTCGGCGGTGCGATCATCTTCTTCGCCCCGGCTGGCCAGGTCTGGATGGGCTTTACCGGCCTCGTGGTCAGCCTCGTGGGTGTCCTGGCCGTCAACATCGTGGTGTGGGCCCTGGAAGCCGACACGGTGGAGTACGGCGAATGGCGGACCGGCGTCCGCACCGAGGGCATCACCTATGCCCTGTTCTCCTTCACCCGCAAGTCCGGCCAGGCTGTGGGCGGTGCCCTGGCGGCATACGCCCTGGCACTGGGCGGCTACAAGTCCGGAGCGGCGCAGACCGCTGACGCCCTGTTCGGCATTCAGATTGCGGCGGGCGCGATCCCTGCCGTGCTGACTATCCTTGCCGTATTAGTAATGTCCAAGTACACGCTGACCGACGCCAAGCACGCGGAGATCCTCAAAGAGATCCAGGAACGCCGGACCAAAACTGTGGGCGCCGGCGAAGCCGCCGACGCCAGCACCACCGCTGATGCTGGCACCCCGGTTGGCGCCGGCAAAACTGCCGGCCACTAA
- the manD gene encoding D-mannonate dehydratase ManD: protein MKIIAAEVFVTSPSRNFVTLRITTDDGVTGIGDATLNGRELAVAAYLKEHVAQLLIGKDPHKIEDTWQFLYRSSYWRRGPVTMAAIAAVDMALWDIKGKMANMPVYQLLGGASRNGLRAYGHASGADLESLFDSVREHLELGYKSIRIQTAVPGIKAVYGVAAQAQASGERYDYEPAGRGAFPQEEDWDTRAYLRHLPTVFEAVRNEFGPEIPLLHDGHHRMTPIQAAKLGKALEPYDLFWLEDCTPAENQEGLRLVRQHTTTPLAIGEIFNTVWDYQTLIKEQLIDYVRAASTHFGGISPLKKVMDFAAQYQIKSGFHGPTDISPVGFAAQLHVGLAIHNYGIQEYMQHSDKTNEVFQQSMTFKDGYLHPGDKPGIGVEFNEEAAAAYPYQQAYLPYNRLVDGTVHDW, encoded by the coding sequence GTGAAAATCATTGCCGCTGAAGTCTTCGTGACAAGCCCGTCACGTAACTTCGTGACCCTGCGCATCACTACGGACGACGGGGTCACCGGCATCGGTGACGCCACGCTGAACGGCCGCGAACTGGCTGTTGCCGCCTACCTCAAAGAGCACGTGGCCCAGCTGCTGATCGGCAAGGATCCGCACAAGATCGAGGACACCTGGCAGTTCCTGTACCGCAGCTCGTACTGGCGCCGCGGGCCGGTCACCATGGCCGCAATCGCCGCCGTGGACATGGCCCTGTGGGACATCAAGGGCAAGATGGCGAACATGCCGGTCTACCAGCTCCTGGGCGGCGCTTCACGCAACGGCCTGCGCGCTTACGGCCACGCTTCCGGTGCTGACCTTGAGTCGCTGTTCGATTCAGTCCGTGAGCACCTGGAACTGGGTTACAAGTCCATCCGCATCCAGACCGCTGTTCCCGGCATCAAGGCCGTCTACGGTGTGGCCGCGCAGGCCCAGGCCTCGGGCGAACGCTACGACTACGAGCCCGCCGGCCGCGGCGCGTTCCCGCAGGAAGAGGACTGGGACACCCGCGCCTACCTGCGCCACCTGCCCACCGTCTTTGAAGCCGTGCGCAACGAGTTCGGCCCGGAAATCCCGCTGCTGCACGACGGCCACCACCGCATGACCCCCATCCAGGCCGCCAAGCTCGGCAAAGCCCTGGAACCGTACGACCTCTTCTGGCTTGAGGACTGCACCCCGGCCGAAAACCAGGAGGGCCTGCGCCTGGTGCGCCAGCACACCACCACCCCGCTGGCCATCGGTGAAATCTTCAACACCGTGTGGGACTACCAGACCCTCATCAAGGAACAGCTGATCGACTACGTCCGCGCAGCCTCCACCCACTTCGGCGGCATCTCCCCGCTGAAGAAGGTTATGGACTTCGCTGCCCAGTACCAGATCAAGTCCGGCTTCCACGGCCCCACGGACATTTCTCCGGTGGGCTTCGCCGCCCAGCTGCACGTGGGCCTGGCCATCCACAACTACGGCATCCAGGAGTACATGCAGCACTCCGACAAGACCAACGAGGTCTTCCAGCAGTCCATGACCTTCAAGGACGGCTACCTGCACCCGGGCGACAAGCCCGGTATCGGCGTTGAATTCAATGAGGAAGCCGCGGCCGCGTACCCGTACCAGCAGGCTTACCTGCCGTACAACCGCCTGGTAGACGGAACGGTGCACGACTGGTGA
- a CDS encoding mannitol dehydrogenase family protein: MGKAAAASLPQLNRSTHAAAKPPVRIVHLGLGAFHRSHQAWYTSQAGDAADWGIAAFTGRRPDAALALAEQDGLFTLVERADIGDSFAVVGSIVEAVDGADVQRLAELVSAPATAMVTLTVTEAAYRLGADGQLDTTASDVAGDLALLASGSGNPSTPLGRLVFALAARRAAGAGPLAVVCCDNLANNGTVARNAVAGLAQAWDAELAAWVEENVSFVSTSVDRITPRTTEADIAAVEAACGYRDNSPVVAEPFTNWVLSGDFPAGRPRWEDAGAVFVDHIEPYENRKLWLLNGAHSLLAYAGQLRGHTTVAQALADPQCLTAVESFWDEAEANLTGAAAGGADLQIPAYRAALLARFSNARIAHHLAQIAMDGSTKLRMRAVPVLLAERAQGRSGAAAALMIAAWIDFSAAAGTFHDPLATEVAAANQLEGAERVRAVLALVDPAVAADDAVVELVSGLLGTFPADA; encoded by the coding sequence ATGGGCAAGGCTGCTGCCGCATCGCTGCCGCAGCTGAACCGGAGCACGCACGCCGCCGCCAAGCCACCCGTGCGCATTGTCCACCTCGGACTTGGTGCGTTCCACCGCTCGCACCAGGCCTGGTACACCAGCCAGGCCGGCGACGCCGCGGACTGGGGCATTGCGGCTTTCACCGGGCGGCGCCCGGACGCTGCCCTGGCACTCGCCGAGCAGGACGGCCTCTTCACGCTCGTGGAGCGCGCTGACATCGGCGACTCGTTCGCCGTCGTCGGCAGCATCGTGGAAGCGGTGGACGGCGCGGACGTGCAGCGGCTCGCAGAGCTCGTTTCGGCACCGGCCACCGCGATGGTCACCCTGACAGTCACCGAAGCGGCGTACCGGCTCGGTGCCGACGGACAGCTGGACACTACGGCGTCCGACGTCGCCGGCGACCTTGCGCTGTTGGCTTCCGGCAGCGGAAACCCGTCGACGCCGCTGGGCCGGCTTGTCTTCGCCCTCGCCGCGCGCCGGGCGGCCGGAGCCGGGCCGCTAGCCGTTGTCTGCTGCGACAACCTCGCCAACAACGGCACGGTAGCGCGCAACGCCGTGGCGGGTCTGGCGCAGGCCTGGGACGCGGAACTCGCCGCCTGGGTCGAGGAAAACGTCAGCTTTGTCAGCACATCCGTGGACCGCATCACCCCGCGCACCACGGAAGCGGACATCGCCGCCGTCGAGGCCGCCTGCGGCTACCGCGACAACTCGCCCGTCGTGGCTGAGCCCTTCACCAACTGGGTGCTCAGCGGCGACTTCCCCGCAGGCCGTCCACGCTGGGAGGACGCCGGCGCGGTCTTCGTTGACCACATCGAGCCCTACGAGAACCGCAAGCTGTGGCTCCTGAACGGCGCCCATTCCCTGCTGGCCTACGCCGGCCAGCTCCGCGGACACACCACGGTGGCGCAGGCCCTCGCGGACCCGCAGTGCCTGACCGCCGTCGAAAGCTTCTGGGACGAAGCCGAGGCGAACCTGACCGGTGCCGCAGCCGGTGGCGCGGACCTGCAGATCCCGGCGTACCGCGCTGCCCTGCTGGCCCGCTTCAGCAATGCACGCATTGCCCACCACCTGGCCCAGATTGCCATGGACGGGAGCACCAAGCTGCGCATGCGGGCCGTGCCCGTCCTCCTGGCCGAACGGGCCCAGGGCAGATCCGGTGCCGCCGCGGCACTGATGATCGCGGCCTGGATTGACTTCAGCGCAGCGGCCGGGACGTTCCACGATCCGCTGGCAACTGAAGTGGCCGCGGCCAACCAGCTGGAAGGCGCAGAGCGCGTGCGGGCGGTCCTGGCGCTGGTGGACCCTGCCGTCGCAGCGGACGACGCCGTCGTGGAACTCGTTTCCGGCCTGCTCGGCACATTCCCGGCGGACGCCTAA